The following coding sequences lie in one Vanessa tameamea isolate UH-Manoa-2023 chromosome 17, ilVanTame1 primary haplotype, whole genome shotgun sequence genomic window:
- the LOC113404338 gene encoding probable 3-hydroxyacyl-CoA dehydrogenase B0272.3 isoform X1, which yields MNKLIGITRNFSNSTSLNAIKTVTVVGGGLMGSGIAQVAAQAGQNVTIIDLKPESLEKAEKSIQNNLNRVARKAYKDDPAKIEAFVKEASDRIKVSTKIEDGVNVDLIVEAIVERLDVKQELFNKLDQLCPEHTILASNTSSISINEIGAGIKRKDRFGGLHFFNPVPVMRLLEVIKGDHISEETYQTMMAWGKSVGKTCITCKDTPGFVVNRLLGPYSAEALRMYERGDASKEDIDIGMKLGASLPMGPLELADYTGLDTNKFVLQVLYEKTNNPVFKPIDLLEKMVADGKLGIKTGEGFYKYTK from the exons atgaacAAATTAATAGGAATTACTAGAAACTTTTCTAATTCCACGTCTTTAAATGCTATTAAAACGGTCACGGTTGTCGGAGGGGGTCTTATGGGATCTGGCATTGCTCAG GTCGCAGCACAAGCTGGCcaaaatgtaacaataatagATCTAAAACCAGAATCACTGGAGAAAGCTGAGAAATCTATTCAGAACAACCTTAATCGGGTCGCTAGAAAAGCTTATAAAGATGACCCAGCAAAGATTGAAGCCTTTGTTAAAGAAGCAAGTGACAGAATCAAAGTTTCAACTAAAATAGAAGATGGAGTTAACGTTGATCTGATTGTTGAAGCTATTGTTGAGAGGCTCGATGTTAAGCAAGAGTTGTTCAACAAACTCGATCAG CTATGCCCTGAACATACCATTCTTGCAAGTAACACATCATCAATTTCAATTAATGAGATTGGAGCGGGTATCAAAAGGAAGGACAG ATTTGGAGGTCTACATTTCTTCAACCCTGTACCCGTGATGCGTCTCTTGGAAGTCATTAAGGGTGACCATATATCTGAAGAGACATACCAAACTATGATGGCATGGGGTAAATCTGTTGGAAAGACTTGTATTACTTGCAAAGACACTCCTGGATTTGTGGTCAACCGATTGCTCGGACCGTACAGTGCTGAGGCACTAAGGATGTATGAGAGag GTGACGCGTCAAAAGAGGATATAGATATTGGAATGAAGTTAGGTGCGTCATTGCCCATGGGCCCGCTTGAGTTAGCAGATTACACAGGCTTGGATACTAACAAATTTGTCCTACAAGTTCTGTACGAGAAGACCAATAACCCCGTATTCAAACCAATAGACTTGTTAGAGAAGATGGTCGCTGATGGAAAACTTGGAATCAAGACTGGGGagggattttataaatatacgaaaTGA